The Apodemus sylvaticus chromosome 5, mApoSyl1.1, whole genome shotgun sequence genome has a segment encoding these proteins:
- the Grem1 gene encoding gremlin-1 yields the protein MNRTAYTVGALLLLLGTLLPTAEGKKKGSQGAIPPPDKAQHNDSEQTQSPPQPGSRTRGRGQGRGTAMPGEEVLESSQEALHVTERKYLKRDWCKTQPLKQTIHEEGCNSRTIINRFCYGQCNSFYIPRHIRKEEGSFQSCSFCKPKKFTTMMVTLNCPELQPPTKKKRVTRVKQCRCISIDLD from the coding sequence ATGAATCGCACCGCGTACACTGTGGGAGCTTTGCTTCTCCTCCTCGGAACCCTACTGCCAACAgctgaagggaaaaagaaaggttCCCAAGGAGCCATCCCGCCTCCTGACAAGGCTCAGCACAATGACTCTGAGCAGACCCAGTCGCCACCGCAACCTGGCTCCAGGACCCGGGGGCGGGGCCAGGGGCGGGGCACCGCCATGCCTGGAGAGGAGGTGCTTGAGTCCAGCCAAGAGGCCCTGCACGTGACAGAGCGCAAGTACCTGAAGCGAGATTGGTGCAAAACTCAGCCCCTGAAGCAGACCATCCACGAGGAGGGTTGCAACAGCCGCACCATTATCAACCGCTTCTGTTACGGCCAGTGCAACTCCTTCTACATCCCCAGACACATCCGAAAGGAGGAAGGCTCCTTTCAGTCTTGTTCCTTCTGCAAGCCCAAAAAGTTCACCACCATGATGGTCACACTCAACTGTCCTGAGCTACAGCCACCCACCAAGAAGAAAAGGGTCACACGCGTGAAGCAGTGTCGTTGCATATCCATCGATTTGGATTAA